From Heptranchias perlo isolate sHepPer1 chromosome 8, sHepPer1.hap1, whole genome shotgun sequence, a single genomic window includes:
- the peli1b gene encoding E3 ubiquitin-protein ligase pellino homolog 1b: MFSPDQENLSSSTKAPIKYGEIIVLGYNGSLPNGDRGRRKSRFALFKRPKPNGVKPSTVHVTCTPQAEKAISNKDQHSISYTLSRAQTVVVEYTHDNSTDMFQIGRSTESPIDFVVTDTVPGSQSNADTQSAQSTISRFACRIICERNPPYTARIYAAGFDSFKNIFLGEKAAKWKTSDGQMDGLTTNGVLVMHPRLGFTEDSKPGVWREISVCGNVFTLRETRSAQQRGRMVENETNILQDGSLIDLCGATLLWRTAEGLAHTPTVKHLEALRQEINAARPQCPVGFNTLAFPSMKRKDVDEKQPWVYLNCGHVHGYHNWGNKDERDGKERECPMCRSLGPYVPLWLGSEAGFYVDAGPPTHAFSPCGHVCSEKTTTYWSQIPLPHGTHTFHAACPFCSTQLTGEQGYVRLIFQGPLD; this comes from the exons ATGTTTTCTCCTGATCAAGAAAATCTTTCTTCATCCACCAAAGCACCCATTAAATATGGAGAAATCATTGTGTTAGG GTACAATGGATCTCTGCCAAATGGAGACCGAGGACGAAGAAAAAGCAGATTTGCTTTATTTAAAAGACCAAAGCCGAATGGTGTGAAACCCAGCACAGTACATGTCACCTGTACACCTCAGGCAGAGAAG GCAATAAGCAACAAGGACCAACACAGTATTTCATATACATTGTCTCGAGCTCAGACAGTGGTGGTAGAATATACACATGACAACAGTACAGATATGTTTCAG ATTGGCCGTTCAACTGAAAGCCCGATTGATTTTGTGGTGACGGACACTGTACCAGGAAGTCAGAGTAATGCCGATACACAGTCTGCTCAGAGCACCATTTCCCGATTTGCTTGTCGTATTATATGTGAAAGGAATCCTCCCTACACTGCCAGGATATATGCAGCTGGATTTGACTCATTTAAGAATATTTTCCTCGGA GAGAAAGCTGCCAAATGGAAAACTTCTGATGGTCAGATGGATGGCTTAACCACAAATGGTGTCCTTGTTATGCACCCAAGACTTGGTTTTACGGAAGATTCCAAGCCAGGAGTCTGGAGAGAAATATCTGTTTGTGGCAATGTTTTTACGCTGAGAGAGACACGGTCAGCACAGCAGCGAGGGAGAATG GTTGAAAATGAAACCAACATACTGCAGGATGGTTCTTTAATAGATCTCTGTGGAGCAACTCTACTTTGGCGCACTGCAGAGGGACTTGCACATACTCCTACCGTTAAGCACCTGGAAGCCCTTCGTCAGGAGATAAATGCAGCCAGACCACAATGTCCAGTTGGATTTAATACACTTGCCTTCCCCAGTATGAAAAGGAAAGATGTGGATGAGAAACAACCATGGGTGTATCTTAATTGTGGACATGTACATGGCTATCATAACtggggaaacaaggatgagagagaTGGAAAAGAGAGGGAATGTCCCATGTGCCGATCGCTAGGCCCATACGTTCCTCTGTGGCTAGGGAGTGAGGCTGGATTTTATGTTGACGCAGGACCTCCAACTCATGCGTTCAGCCCTTGTGGACATGTGTGCTCAGAAAAGACTACCACCTACTGGTCCCAAATCCCTCTTCCTCATGGCACTCACACTTTCCATGCAGCCTGTCCTTTCTGCTCCACTCAGCTAACTGGGGAACAAGGATATGTTAGACTTATTTTCCAGGGACCTCTTGATTAA